A genomic window from Hirundo rustica isolate bHirRus1 chromosome 14, bHirRus1.pri.v3, whole genome shotgun sequence includes:
- the FGF1 gene encoding fibroblast growth factor 1 isoform X1, translating to MAEGEITTFTALTERFNLPAGSYKKPKLLYCSNGGHFLRILPDGTVDGTRDRSDQHIQLQLSAESVGVVHIKSTQSGQYLAMDPNGLLYGSQLLGEECLFLERLEENHYNTYVSKMHADKNWFVGLKKNGNSKLGPRTHYGQKAILFLPLPVSAD from the exons ATGGCCGAGGGGGAGATCACCACCTTCACGGCGCTGACGGAAAGGTTCAACCTGCCCGCGGGCAGCTACAAGAAACCCAAACTGCTCTACTGCAGCAACGGGGGACACTTCCTGCGCATCCTCCCCGACGGCACCGTGGATGGCACCCGGGACCGCAGCGACCAGCACA ttcagctgcagctgagtgcAGAGAGCGTGGGGGTGGTGCACATCAAGAGCACCCAGTCGGGGCAGTACCTGGCCATGGACCCCAACGGGCTGCTCTACGGCTCC CAGTTACTGGGTGAGGAGTGTCTGTTCCTGGAAAGGCTCGAAGAAAACCATTACAACACCTACGTCTCCAAAATGCACGCGGACAAGAACTGGTTTGTGGGGCTGAAGAAGAACGGGAACAGCAAGCTGGGCCCGCGGACACACTACGGCCAGAAGGCGATCCTGTTCCTGCCACTGCCCGTCTCAGCCGACTGA
- the FGF1 gene encoding fibroblast growth factor 1 isoform X2, with amino-acid sequence MAEGEITTFTALTERFNLPAGSYKKPKLLYCSNGGHFLRILPDGTVDGTRDRSDQHIQLQLSAESVGVVHIKSTQSGQYLAMDPNGLLYGSLLGEECLFLERLEENHYNTYVSKMHADKNWFVGLKKNGNSKLGPRTHYGQKAILFLPLPVSAD; translated from the exons ATGGCCGAGGGGGAGATCACCACCTTCACGGCGCTGACGGAAAGGTTCAACCTGCCCGCGGGCAGCTACAAGAAACCCAAACTGCTCTACTGCAGCAACGGGGGACACTTCCTGCGCATCCTCCCCGACGGCACCGTGGATGGCACCCGGGACCGCAGCGACCAGCACA ttcagctgcagctgagtgcAGAGAGCGTGGGGGTGGTGCACATCAAGAGCACCCAGTCGGGGCAGTACCTGGCCATGGACCCCAACGGGCTGCTCTACGGCTCC TTACTGGGTGAGGAGTGTCTGTTCCTGGAAAGGCTCGAAGAAAACCATTACAACACCTACGTCTCCAAAATGCACGCGGACAAGAACTGGTTTGTGGGGCTGAAGAAGAACGGGAACAGCAAGCTGGGCCCGCGGACACACTACGGCCAGAAGGCGATCCTGTTCCTGCCACTGCCCGTCTCAGCCGACTGA